A section of the Verrucomicrobium sp. GAS474 genome encodes:
- a CDS encoding ribbon-helix-helix protein, CopG family, which produces MPKAAQKQNKESVLRARVTRQMKDAWNHLVIESGESEAYHLREAVREYLAKVSK; this is translated from the coding sequence GAAGCAGAACAAGGAATCCGTCCTCCGAGCCCGCGTCACCCGGCAGATGAAGGACGCGTGGAACCACCTCGTCATCGAGAGCGGGGAGAGCGAAGCCTATCACCTCCGCGAAGCCGTGAGGGAGTACTTGGCGAAGGTCTCAAAGTAA
- a CDS encoding trypsin-like peptidase domain-containing protein, whose amino-acid sequence MNFLEQTGLRPFEPESDAQEFVDVLSLAAVRLRMVFETERECVILAIGSGCFVKIGEKAYLLTALHNLTGKEPDTGKYKHSKGGGPNLVVMDGAFGTVVEKLYTGENCQYNNSPRFYQHSEGPTVDVTLLPVEFPERATCYDELLLSDNLRVNAVPTAISGLCYIIGFPQGLAHYHRQKVLPIWKMAHIASEPTLNFNEEPLFLVDAVTRPGLSGAPVVVHKQVKGQAREHRLLGIYVGRFVFKPDANVKKKGKKKKARPEIDPAEYLGIGRVIKTYVIRQIADENNL is encoded by the coding sequence ATGAACTTTCTTGAGCAGACGGGACTCCGTCCATTCGAACCCGAGAGCGACGCCCAAGAATTCGTCGACGTACTGTCGTTGGCAGCGGTCCGCTTGCGGATGGTTTTTGAAACGGAACGTGAATGCGTTATCCTAGCCATAGGCTCGGGCTGTTTCGTTAAGATCGGGGAAAAAGCCTACCTTTTAACCGCCCTCCACAATCTCACCGGAAAAGAACCGGACACCGGCAAATACAAGCACTCCAAGGGCGGTGGTCCTAACTTGGTTGTCATGGACGGCGCCTTCGGGACAGTGGTGGAAAAGCTCTACACGGGAGAGAACTGCCAGTACAACAACTCCCCTCGATTCTATCAGCATAGCGAAGGGCCGACTGTGGATGTGACGTTGCTTCCGGTCGAATTTCCGGAGCGAGCGACCTGCTACGACGAACTGCTGCTGAGCGATAATCTGCGAGTGAACGCGGTGCCGACTGCAATTTCAGGGCTCTGCTACATCATCGGCTTCCCGCAGGGTCTGGCCCACTATCATCGACAGAAGGTCCTTCCCATCTGGAAGATGGCGCACATCGCCTCCGAGCCAACCTTGAATTTCAACGAGGAGCCGCTCTTCCTCGTCGACGCCGTTACGCGCCCCGGCCTGTCAGGCGCTCCGGTCGTCGTGCACAAACAGGTGAAGGGGCAGGCCCGGGAGCATCGTCTGCTCGGGATCTACGTCGGGCGGTTCGTGTTCAAACCGGACGCGAACGTGAAGAAGAAGGGAAAAAAGAAAAAGGCTCGTCCCGAGATCGACCCTGCTGAGTACCTTGGGATAGGCCGGGTGATAAAAACCTACGTGATTCGGCAGATCGCCGATGAAAATAATCTCTAG